From the genome of Solanum dulcamara chromosome 12, daSolDulc1.2, whole genome shotgun sequence:
TGTGGAGgtttgagtttaaaaaaaattcttaatgaaaatctgtaGCCCGTATGGGTGGAGTATTAAATTTATAGGAGCACTCTCGACAGATTTCATCTATATGAGTGTGGAAGTAGGTCGCTTCCTATGAGAATTTGGCTTATTCTCAAAAGCACTTATAAAACCGGGATAGCACAAGGCCGTAATGTGTTGGCTTATAAAGCTCGTGACAACACCTTGATTATTATGTATAAGCAGTAATATTTTATGTCCCTTAAGCAGTCGTAGTTCAAGTCTGAGATCACTACGACTCTGGAGTAAATGTTATTGTTTCACTAAGTGGAGGTTCAATGCAGAGCACACCTTTATTATGTATAGTAATCTTCCTTCAGCTGATAAACTctcttatataatattaaaatgagtggggGATTGTTAGTTATagcattttaatatcaatattgaGTGATGTTATAATTCtctctttagtgcataaaaatgcatttcattatcatctttagttagtgcaagattatttattctattatgtatttttaaactaattatcattaataagtagtgcactaaatcataatggtgcactaaatgataatgatggaatttcattattttttcatctttgaatgatttcctctcctataaatagagaggtcttttttgttttgaaatgcaaaaaaatattgagttcATTAAGTTTGTCAAAAAAGGGAGTTTTTATTAGTTGAAGGAAGGTGCTCTTTTTTGTGGatctttaaactcaactcttgtccagagtttgttgagttacattttgtgataaggctgttgtatcatggaggggacaagtcaagaggactaatGCTGGACTGGTGAAAAGATTTGCTGCAGTGGGCGTGAATCTCCTTAGAGAGAGCGAGATATATGCGCCTCAGCCAagatgtgagtttattttattttatttttcaattgtaatttgtaatcttgtaatttcaccaacacaTTGTTTATTTAAATAGGAGTTAATGAGGTATAGGACCAAGCATATGGCTGTCAAAAGCAGAATTCAGTATTTCTTCTAGAGAATATGGTATTTCTTGTTATGGTGTATGATTGATGACGGTGGAAGCATCCTTATCTCCGCGACCGCTTAAATTAATGACCACCTTCTCACCATCCTTTAAAGTTGAACAAAATTTGTCGAGAAATGCAAGTGCATGGGAAGCTTCTAAGCCCGGAATTATTCCTTCTAGCTTGCACAACCGTTTATATGCTGCAACAGAAGAGTGAAATAAATTTTACATATAATTTTACTGCGTACATAAGTTAAAACCTATTTAAAAATACTTGTTTGAAATAATTACCTTCTAACGCTTGTTCATCTGTAACAACAGAAAACTCTACACGTCCGATGTCTTTTAGAAAGCTAAGCTCCGGGCTAACACCGGGATACTCTAGTCTACATGTACAAACAATATTTTAAGCTAAGTTATACACATTGATAgcacaaatattttttatgtcggtaaaaaataaaaaatatctcacTTAACattttggtccaaaaatacTCCTGCCATCaataatttgatttaaaaatactCTTGTCACTAATAGTAAAAACTTACCCTACACCTATGGAGTGTGGTCCAATAATTTGGCCTTCCTCGTCTTTTAATAGATAGCTCATGGCACCATGGTACACTCCCACTTGACCTCTAGCCATAGTTGCGGAGTGTTTGCCTGTACCGGCGGATtcagaattttaaatttataaatttgcATAACAATATCAAGTTATTTAAtatatgatttaaaaaaaaatcactaaatTTACGTGAATTCATAATTATTACCCTAAATCCGCCCTTGTTTACCTGAATCAAGACCGGTCCCACCGGCCTCAACTCCAATGAGCCTTACATCTTCATCTTGTATAAATTCATGAAACAAACCTAATGCATTAGAGCCACTTCCAACACATGCCACCAACACATGTGGTTTGCCACCCCACTTGTCCATGGCTTGTTTCCTAGTCTCTTTTCCAATAATTGATTGGAATTCACGAACCATGGTTGGACATGGGTGAGGTCCTATGGCTGCACCTGCTAAGAAATAACTTGTCTCCAAATTGTTAACCCAATTTCTTATACCTTCTGATACTGCATCCTTGAAACTTCCTTTAACAGATTTCACCTTGCATGAGTATTCAATAATAGCTTTACTTCATCGGTCGCGGTGAAATTTGAACCCAAAAAAGTTTGTGTTATCATCTCATATTAAAAacgaaaaagggtcaaaattaccCTTCAATTATTTGAAATAGAGCACATATACatttaaactatattttggctcaaaaatacccttcccTTCATACtattggctcaaaaataccctttacGTCATACTATTGGCTCACTTCTACCCCTCCGTTTGACAGAATGAAATGTGACATCCCTTGTGTATTAATTTACGCCACGTAAGATCTCCACATAAgtaccccaccccaccccatcaATTAAAAGACCCAAATCCACTCATGAAAAGACTCAAACCCATCCTTGACTCTCGTAGTTAGGTTTTCTTGACTCCCATAGTTATGGCTGTCACAATTAATTTGCCGCAGTTTTTAAGCGAACTATTAATTGGCTATTTAATTTGCTAAACTATAGTTTTCATCCAGTAGACATAGCTAACAAGGGTGATAggtttaatttttcaaaatgacAATTAACCAAATGTGCTACCTGATCAAGGAGGTGCTTTTCTAGGAAGAAGATGTGTGGTCGGGTCTGGAGTGAGCCTTACAGCAACATAATCGTACGTTCAACATGATCAATAGATACTTGGGAAGTAGCTGAAGTGTTCTTCCTATAGTCAGGCCAACAAGAAGATGTGTCGGACTGCCGCAAATTGTTACGAGAGTTGCTTAAAAACTGTTGCAAATTAATTGTGGCAGCCATAATTACGGGAGTCAAGGAAACCATAACTACGGGAGTCAAGCATGGGTTTGGGTCTTTTAATGGGTGGATTTGGGTCTTTTAATTGATGGGGTATGGTGGGGTGCTTATGTAGAGATCCTATGTGACTTTTACGCATGAGATGCCACATTTCATTCCGTCAAACAGAGGGGTAGAAGTGAGACAATAGTATGatgtgaagggtatttttgagccattaGTATaaaatgaagggtatttttgagccagaATATAGTTTAAAGGTATATGTGCCCTATTTCGAATAGTTAAAGGGTagttttgaccctttttcgtattaaaaattaaacattTAGAGAAAACACACGTTAATTATCCCTTTTATTTCATGCTATGCTGCTCGGACTCTCGCACAATGTTGTCACATCCTTATAGGATCCTTCAAAAATGCATTGCTTATGAAGGATAATACATGCAAACATCAACATTTTTAAAGAATCTGAGGAACATAGATTTTTATGTGACATGTatgcttttctttttagtttgtctataaaagaatgatacatttattttctaaaataatttaatgttAAAATACTTTTCATTTTATCCTTAGTAAGATGATTTATAATTATTCAATTATATTGAAATGTGTGACTATATcttctaaaaaaatttaagcTATTAGAGAGAGCACGTTCAACAAAATATATGTGACATGCTTCAGACATCAAGCTTCAAAAAGTTCTAAAATTTTTTGTGTTTTGTCAAACACCGTCACAAAAACGTCCTTGATCAAGAAGTGAAAAAGGTTGTATGTACCTTTGCACCAAGATGGTTCATCAAGAGTCCGTTAGAAGGTTGTCTCTCCATATCTAAGCTTCCCATAAATATTGTGCACTCCAATGAGAGTTTCGCACACGCAGACGCCGTGGCGACACCATGCTGTCCAGCACCGGTGGACGCCACGACGTCTTTGCACCCCATGCGCTTAGCCAACATAGCTTGTGCAATAGCGTTGTTGATTTTGTGTGCACCACCATGGTTTAGATCTTCCCTTTTAAGACATATGTCTGGCCCTATCCCTCTATTAACGCTCTTGTAATAATCTGTGAGTCTTTGGGCAAAGTATAAAGGAGTTTCACGACCTACATAGTCCCTTAATGCCACTTCAAGCTCCATCTGCATAAAATTAAGTCTAATCACCACTTAATacgataatacataaatatattttttaacttaACTTCAATTGATATTTGCATCCTTTAATTTTGAGTGAAtataagtagacacttaaactatcataaAGCTGAACAACTAGTCACATGTATCCTACATGGAAAATCGCGTGAGATGCACGCATGGCAAATCGATGGAGATTTGCTGCGTGTGAAGCACAATTACATCACAATTACCCTTATTGAGATTTGCCGCGTGTGAAGCACAATTACATCATATCTCATGTTTAATCAACGATAtttttgataccatcaaaaCCTCAATATATAATAAACCGTATACAAGTATATTTATATAGGATTTTTTGACAAACCTGAAATTGAGGGTCATGCAAAGCGGAGTTGAATTCATAATCAAGTTTTGTTAAAGAAGATATTAACGTCTCAGGTACAAACTTTCCACCATAAATCCCAAACTTTTCATTGCTTAATAATTGACtctttttttgatgaaaaactaTCTTCCATGGTGAGTGTTGAACTTGAGTTTGGCCAATAGCTACACAAGAATTAACATTGGCTTTATAACTATGAGATGGGAAGCCAAATAATTTTCCTTGTCCAAAAATAGTTTCAACATTACATGCCATAATTTTACTAATCTCATGTGTACAATTTTGTTGAAAATAGTTTATAGAGAAATAGGAATTGGGGACCAAAGTTAATTGTTGATGTAGAGGAATTGCATGAAATTGGACATTGGCTACTTATTTATATAGCCTCATGATTTCATGAGATggtcggtttttttttttttttccttttttaatttttcactaGATGTTCACTATTCATATCTATGCCTCAATTAATCTGGACTCATACAACGtaaaactcatttaaaagaGAAACACTCcctaacaatatttttttaatcaagaatttgaattcgagactTCTCTTTAGGAATGAAGATACTTGTGGAGCAACATGTACTTGAAGGGTGTCAACCGACATctttttgtcaaaaaattacactgtatagctcaataaaaatatttttttatatgtatatgtgttctATATTAATGACACCCATTGACTTCTTTGTgaatttactttatttatatatatatattagcacTCTTTAGTGAAAAGTTTGATTCTCAACTAATTAGACCATAACTCTTGTTAATGAGATGGTCAGTTGTTATTTTAACTAAAGACTACCTGTCTGTTCTGGTTTTCGtcataatatttcttttctgatttattcaaaataatgatatataatttttaaatttgaaaataatttaattaaatttcttattttacttTTAGTGAGAATTCTTTAGTTAGGCCGGAAATTGTGGGTCAGAACAAAACTATGCCAAAAAATGATGGGTAAGTTAGAAAAAAACGATAGATTATTTTTCGGCAAATCGATAAATCGCACTAatccgacaaaccgaaccaaaccggaaaaaaaactggactaatggtttggtttgacttggtttggtgtttggaaaaaaaacccgatcATCATAGAGtttgtttggttttaactaaaaaaagtcaaaccgaacccaaaccaacccgattatagatatactacttttaaattatattatacataaaaatatttattaaaatataatttataaatattttttaaaattttttcataatttttgttttctttcttacatttagatttgaacttgagaagttcatctaaataatatacaaaaaaagctcatcttataaagttatattataaagttaaaacttcaaacagtgttctgcctccatcttatatgttgatattttgtactagaactctttttaagaagcactgctctgtgctttttattagatactatgaaaaaccagagaaactcaaaaaaaatccaaaaaacccaaaaaatctgagaaaaattgatatcgaaaaatccaatttttattggtttggtttgatttatagatttaataacccgacacaaatggtttgattAGGTTTGTaaaaaaaccaaaccaacccgatTCATATACACCTCTAATTATCTCGATTAAAATCGAGGAATTCCCTTTggttataaataaaaataattaataattaaaaaaataaataacttaaaaatattgcACTTAAATAAAATTCATTTGATTCTCGAAATTCGGCAGGttaatatgaaaaagagtaTAACTTAAAGcagataaatattataatatatttatgacaacaaattaaaagagacaaagagagagaaattatttttaacaactctccaattacatttttttaaatttgtggTTAAAAGTTGGAAAACATCGAAATTATAACATCATAATTTACATGCGGTGTTCATGAATTGATTTGGGTCagttattaattaaaatcaaaattaaactaatttaattgattttataattattaaaaaaaatcaatccaaatcaaataaaatatatatgcatCAATTTGATTGTTATCAGTTTCAGTTTGGTTTAGTTCGATTATTCGGTTATTAACCAtacacaaaataaaagatatgattcattcaaaagagaaaCAAGAGAAtacttcattaaaaaaaaaaaaaaaatttcttcGTGTCATTTTGAATCTTATAATTCCTATACCAAAACTTTAATTATGTGTAACTAATTTTTGCTTATATTGTTAGCTATTCGATGTactaaacaacataaacttaCTGAATAATGCATAAGCTAATGATATGATTTTTACAAATAAAAGACGTATCATtccttactattttaaattagtgtgctgcattttttgcataaaaaatattcataaaaaatattatctatatataattataaaaaaatatgtatataatatatttatcgaTTCGGTTCGAATATTTCTTCAGTATTTTTGaacaaaaccaaaatcaaatcaaatattattgattttaaaaaacgtaaaaccaaaccaaataaaagtcaaattatttgatcagtttaATTTGGTTTTTTGGTTTGGATCAATTTTTACCCAAACCGTAAACACTCTTACACATGATTGCTATACGGATACTAAGCAGGGGGAGAGCCATCTAATGGTCAGGTGAGGCTAAGCGctattaaaatatggtccaTGTCATCAACACGGGTTTAAATTACTTGCAcgtcttttataatttttaacgGCTGaagtttaatttaatttaatttattctaAAGATAGATATTGAACTAAAATCAGACTCAAAACTaagaaattaataataattactttaaagtacataatatatttatccAACTATTATTACTCAATCTCACGTTCTAATTTATGTGGCACCATaaataacaacttaaaatatttaaaatatatatatattaaaaaaaattcgtTCAAAACAAAGTACATTCAACTTTCAGAATTTAAAAAGTAATCACATCAATAGAAATGAACTTAAAGAAAACAATTTAAAAgatacaatatatatatctagTGGTCATCACAGATTTAATCTTCTTATTTTCAATCTTATCATTAATGGAAATTGGACACTCAATCATCAGAGCAGTTCGattcaaaagaaagtgaagcactcatatatatatatcattttagAGTGGTGGGAATTTGGTCAAGAACCACACCCTATTTATTGTTCAAAaatgtaaaaaagaaaaaaaagaattggaATTATCCAATTCATATAATCTGGAAAAGCTCAAAGATAATTGGTCTAAACAAGCTTTAATTATATCTATCCTAGAAGCGACTTTTATTTTCGTAATAGTTTCAAAAATTCCGTGCATGCACGGGCTCAATATTTATtcacaatttatttttgataaataaaattttatttaccaAGTAAATATTACAAAGCATGACAAAATAGCAGGCATGGACATACTCTCCATCCTTGCTATATTAGATGTATACCTATCTAAGTCCTGCAATATGCTATATACTGTGCTCGCCAACGTCaatttatatacaaatacaaatgttATGCGACTTATACCCTTCATATACTTAATTGCCCATTGAACCTCCTCTGTCTTGTTCAGTATGCTTCGACTGATCCCTTGCCAAGttaaattattcataaatttattttaatttttaagtgaTATTTAATTAAACGATATCAAATCATctcattaaatataaaatatataccggataaatattatgaatattgataaattttaagTGGTATTGATTAAATGATTGTAAAATTTTactctaaaataaattataatatatatttgtgtggcAGTAAATCATCTCACTTTTTTTTGCGCGCAAATCTAATGTGAAGTGGTCTATTGAGACGTCCATAGTTAGTATTTTTCATCATCGATCGTTGATTTTTTACACGAAAtagttataaaatatacaaaaatatttttaaaataataaagttaTAACTAAAGGATACGGTCATAACTAAAGCGGGTCccaaaagttttaaaaaattctacactaattaaattaaaatagaataaaaaaacaatttttaaaatttgtacaaaaatacCCTTGCTGAAGCAGACACGTCAACAGAGACGTGTCTTCTTCAGCTTGAAACTGTttcttatataaaaaataagagAACATAAGCTTAGATATTGTTCAagaaatttggagtttatttaTTAAGTTGTTGAAATAAGATCATCTTTAATTTCGTCATCATTTTGAGAATGCTCTaagtttcttttaattttgttgtatttaataatatatatgtattttataaaaaaaaaaaaattgatacgAAATATATCGTATACGTAAGACTCTCGGATGTAAATGTAAAGCACGAGATGCACATATGACACTTGCAGATACTAATTTTTAttcaatataattaaatatttattatttaagaGTTGATTTTAGACtattaattttattaagttATCCTTAATAATTACTAATATAATATAACAAAACCAAatctcattctttttaaaatttacatatGTACGTGTTACTAATCTAAACATGAATTGACAATTAATAATGGTGAGCCCCTTGAATCGAATATCTCGAAGAGATAATAACTATATGGtcctaattaattaataaattaatgtaGAACTATTTTTGTGATTATTAGGTAATGTTGAAAAATGGACATACGTTACAATTTATAGACTTTGCCTATATTATAGGTAAGGTAAATCTTTTGTCATTTTCAAATAGGTGAAAATCATTTAAGGCCTACCCCCATCAACTTTACTTTTAAAAGTTAAATACTTTactcaattttaaataatagaTACTTTTTCTCTCATAcgtcagttatatttttgaaaacctcATTTTTTATCCTTATAttatcattgtttttttttctctttaaaatcAGGATATTTTGTTTATGTAATAATCTATGTACTAGACATACTcagagagaaaataaatattactttcgagaaaaaataattaaaagtaaaaaaaaagtaattaaattGATGATTGTGTTTTGTTctttatgatatatgaaatttatataatatttcaaatttggacctattttgaatatatttgaGTGTTAAATCATGTGTTGGAttgttaaaattcaaaaaataaatcattattttttgttCAGATATACATGCTTAAAATTTTAGCCAGTTTTTATATGTATAACTGACATGTAGACATACATAAAAAGATTAACATATACATGAATAAAAGCTTAATCATTTTTTACAAATACCTCAGTCCGAATTTTAACCTTTGACAGTCATACTAAATGTTTAGCTTTCACAATGCCCTACAAATGTCTAAAATTATCGAACTTCATTGCGATTGTCTAACCTTTTTTTTTCGAAAGCGCAAAATTTGcaagaaaacaaaatataaagtGACTACtagaaatttttaatatttcatAAAAGTTAATTGTTGAAGAAAGGACCTTCTCCACAAGTAAAAGTAAAAccaaaacaataattaaaaaacaaaacttGATTTCAACTAATGGGAAttcaaagaaataaaagaaggaaTTTGTTTAcatcaaaattaattaattgaagtCAATACCCGAACCTAATTACTTGAGGTGCGTTCTTGACTTCTTCCCTTTCTCCACAACTACAAATATATGTAAACTCATCCTTCTGTTTTCTTTTTCCtcctacaaataaaaaaaacacaaaatggTTAGATGAGAATATTAATAATTACAATTAAACTGGACAATTAAATACTTAATAAATACACTcacatatatttgtatatatacgtatatatgtatgagaATCGAGTCAAAATCACTAGATTCATGTTACATGATACATATGTCCCCTTGGGTTTTTGTTCGTGGATAGATTTACatgtttgatttaatttttctaaaaaaaaaaatagaaaaatgttTTTATTGATCACATATGTGGTGTCCAGttcaattttcatatatttcaaACATTCTACTAGGTAACATGTTATGTTTAATGTACTGAATAATTCTATTTATTACAAATTAGAtgaatggaaaaaaaatcatctagATTTTTTCATGTTAGCTGTAATATTATTTAAAACTAAGACCTTATTGTTCTACTTTACTTTATTGATCATAACTAGGATATATCCTTGGATGTTTTTTTGAACATTTCTCAGAAAATTCTCTACGAGTAAacacaaattatatatatatatatatatagtgggtTAAAGTCCCTCGTTGATAAGTCTGTTTATATGAACTTAAGCAATTATTTTCTCATAAACTACCTTTTGGGTTGAGTTAGGTGCAAGTGTCATATCTTTACATGGTATCAAAGTCAGGTTCATTCCCGATTGGGCTCTCGATCCATGCTCCAGTTGGTCCTGGGTTTGAAAGGAATGTTAAAGTGGGTTTAAGTTCCACATTAATTGGGGAATGGACTGATGATCTGCTTATATTGACTTGAGCTATCCTTCCCTCATAAGCTAGCTTTTTGGGGGTTAAGTTAGGCTCACATATCACATCTTTACAATATAATACACTTTTAAGTGAAGCAATCACATAATTCAACATTATATATATCTTAATTGATATTATAATTTAACGACATAGAGTTTAAGAAATGAACTTTTGAAACTCATGACCTTATCATATAATATTCATGTGTTAATAAACCTTTCTCATTAAAGTCATGAAATGAAAATTGTAAAGTTGATTATCATTTCCAAATTAAAAGTTAAACTAGGTCATAAACTGGAATAGATGAACGAGCGTCTTACCTTAGATTCCGGTTAAGCATTTTCGCATGGTATGGAAGCTTTGATCCTTTCAACAGTACACTTGATGAGACTATTAACAGTTGCAACTGATCCAAGAGAAAGTTTTGCTGTTGGGACAGAATCAACTAGTATTTGAAATGCAACGGTCAATAACGAACCACCACCAGCATTACTAGAGCCGTCAGGGAGTATTGCAAAACCCGAAGGCAAAAGAGCAACATAGTCGGGATCACCACCACTTAACACCACATTCATTGCAGCAATATCAACTGGCGCGTAAATAACATAGGATCCTGTGGTGTCTAGGCAGCTCTCTTGGAGTATCAACATATTATTCTGGCTTGAATTTCCACTCTACAAAAAAGAAATTCACAATTTCATTTACAAAAAGTTATGATGGACCATATGAATTCTCATAGTCAATAAAACTTTATTTAAGCAAAGTAATGCAAGTTAAATCAGTTCCATATTATAATTAagataaaagtttttttttttgtttattattgtCAGATAAATCTCTGAAAAATTAAAGCATCTTTGGAAAATATTGGACCTCATGAAGTAAATGTACCAAGTACTAACATGAACAATCTCAACTATTAGTATTTAGCTCAGATTCTTTAAAATATCGTTATATGCATGTGAAATCCACCAAAAATAAGATGTATTCAATGATTgtacctatgtttattgttcaaactatttttaaagaatctgatatgaatataataataattttaaagaatttgAGCAACCTAATTACAatcttatatatttttcttacatTGTACACATGTTTCTTAATCTACATGCCTTCAAAGAGATTATAACTAAGTCTGTCCATACCAAAAAATTGGCAATTTCATATGAATGTACTAACATGACTAACCTCAACTACCTAGTGTCTATGATACTCGAATCCTTTAAAAATGTTGGTCATGTGTGTGTTGGATTGGATCCTTTAGATAGAAAACTTACATTAACTCGCAGTAGTGAGACACTATTGCCAGAATCACGACCATTTGCAATATGTGCCATTTCTTGAACTAGGCCACCATTTGAAAGAATATCCCACTGCACACATTTTATGAATGATCAGATCACAATCATATGACTGTAAACTAAATTCTGAAACTTGGATATAAATTCTGTATGTAAATGTAAAACAGAGGTCAAATTGTTCTTTTCAAGAACCAAAAGGACTGTTGTAGCAAAGAAACTAATACCAATTATTGTTGATAGTTGCGAAACAATTTTTAGGCAACTTGATAGTATAAAAAGTCTCATAATACACAAACGATAAACTAAATCATACTAATAGAATTAGTAAGGTAAGACGTAActctcttattattttttttttatttgaggttTTATTATTGATAAAATAACCCATCAAGACACACCGTCTAGAGATATATTAGCTAAAAATAACTACTTTATGTTCCAAAATACTTGTTACGATTCACTTTTAGAGATtcaaattatttgaattttgactaaaaattttaaatgttttttttcaccgtattgataaaagaaaaatggtAGCTTATAGTAGTACTTTTCATATAAGTTTCAAATATCTAAAACgtaattttaaaatcttgaattaATCTAAATCTAATCGAGA
Proteins encoded in this window:
- the LOC129876658 gene encoding tryptophan synthase beta chain 1-like, with translation MACNVETIFGQGKLFGFPSHSYKANVNSCVAIGQTQVQHSPWKIVFHQKKSQLLSNEKFGIYGGKFVPETLISSLTKLDYEFNSALHDPQFQMELEVALRDYVGRETPLYFAQRLTDYYKSVNRGIGPDICLKREDLNHGGAHKINNAIAQAMLAKRMGCKDVVASTGAGQHGVATASACAKLSLECTIFMGSLDMERQPSNGLLMNHLGAKVKSVKGSFKDAVSEGIRNWVNNLETSYFLAGAAIGPHPCPTMVREFQSIIGKETRKQAMDKWGGKPHVLVACVGSGSNALGLFHEFIQDEDVRLIGVEAGGTGLDSGKHSATMARGQVGVYHGAMSYLLKDEEGQIIGPHSIGVGLEYPGVSPELSFLKDIGRVEFSVVTDEQALEAYKRLCKLEGIIPGLEASHALAFLDKFCSTLKDGEKVVINLSGRGDKDASTVINHTP